One Paroedura picta isolate Pp20150507F chromosome 16, Ppicta_v3.0, whole genome shotgun sequence genomic region harbors:
- the LOC143825344 gene encoding olfactory receptor 6B9-like, with protein MITGNITGVTHFIILGFPSLKKVELLAFIVGLIVYVLTLCGHFIIITIVRTDQRLHTPMYFFLSNFSFLEIWYTSNVVPKMLEVFLDKNKMITYAGCITQLYIFITLGTAECFILAIMAYDRYLAICNPLRYPTLMNNKFCLQLAVCSWLGAVIINIPPLVSICRLPFCGPNEINHFFCDVPPLLKLSCSNPHEAELSSFMVATSVIVTSFFLILVSYIYIIITVLKIPSSSGRQKAFSTCGSHLAVVVIFYSTLMFMYVRPTSNFSVDSVNYNKVISMCYIVITPMLNPIIYCFRNKEVKDALWKAIGVKCILAEKPGSIKREMMN; from the coding sequence ATGATAACCGGGAATATAACTGGAGTGACTCACTTCATCATTTTGGGATTCCCGAGTCTGAAGAAAGTTGAGCTTCTTGCTTTTATTGTGGGGTTGATTGTCTATGTCCTGACCTTGTGTGGACACTTCATAATTATTACTATAGTACGTACTGACCAACGCCTCCATACACCCATGTACTTCTTTCTCAGTAACTTCTCCTTTCTGGAGATATGGTACACCTCTAATGTTGTCCCCAAGATGCTAGAAGTCTTCTTAGACAAAAACAAAATGATTACATATGCTGGTTGCATTACCCAGCTCTATATCTTTATTACTCTAGGTACAGCAGAATGTTTCATTCTGGCAATCATGGCTTATGACCGTTACCTAGCAATATGCAACCCTCTGCGTTATCCGACTCTCATGAATAACAAATTCTGCCTTCAGTTGGCTGTATGTTCTTGGCTTGGTGCTGTCATTATCAACATTCCACCCCTTGTCTCAATTTGTAGGCTGCCTTTTTGTGGGCCCAATGAGATCAACCACTTCTTTTGTGATGTACCTCCTTTACTGAAACTCTCTTGCTCAAATCCACACGAAGCTGAACTGTCTAGTTTCATGGTGGCCACCAGTGTCATTGTGACTTCATTCTTCCTTATTTTGGTATCTTACATCTACATCATAATCACTGTTTTGAAAATCCCCTCCTCCTCTGGGCGCCAGAAAGCCTTCTCAACTTGTGGGTCCCATCTGGCGGTGGTGGTTATTTTCTACAGCACCCTGATGTTCATGTATGTGCGTCCGACATCCAACTTCTCTGTGGATTCTGTGAACTACAACAAAGTCATATCCATGTGCTACATTGTGATCACCCCCATGCTAAACCCAATCATTTACTGCTTCAGGAATAAGGAGGTCAAGGATGCACTATGGAAAGCAATTGGAGTGAAATGTATACTTGCAGAAAAACCAGGTAGCATCAAAAGAGAGATGATGAACTAG
- the LOC143825693 gene encoding olfactory receptor 5A2-like, translating into MENQTSASEFIFLGLSKDPQLQIFFFLVFSVIYLITLSGNLTIILVMRMDPSLYTPMYFFLSHLSFVDICYSTDIVPKMLADLLTKQNTISFVGCLTQMFFSLLLSVTEVFILSAMAYDRYTAVCHPLHYIVIMNKAICTYLVMGAWIMGALFAIINTVPTLTVQFCNLPEIRHFSCELPPLLKSSCSDTFLNNAILFSSVAIFGLGSFLPTLVSYIHIISTILKIHSAEGRSKAFSTCSSHLIVVGLLYMTGMTQYMKPSKISSITLDEVFSIQYSILTPMLNPIIYSLKNKEVKKALGKIFGSK; encoded by the coding sequence atggaaaaccaAACCAGTGCTTCAGAGTTTATTTTCTTGGGGCTTTCCAAGGACCCTCAGCTAcagattttcttcttcttggtattCTCTGTCATTTACCTAATCACGTTATCAGGCAACCTGACAATCATTCTGGTTATGAGAATGGATCCATCGCTTTACACACCCATGTATTTTTTTCTGTCTCACCTGTCTTTTGTTGACATCTGTTATTCTACTGACATTGTCCCTAAGATGTTGGCGGATCTGCTGACAAAGCAGAATACGATATCCTTTGTTGGCTGCCTCACACAAATGTTTTTTAGCCTTCTGTTGAGTGTCACAGAAGTCTTCATCCTTTCTGCAATGGCTTATGACAGATACACTGCTGTCTGTCACCCGTTGCACTACATTGTGATCATGAACAAAGCCATCTGCACGTACTTGGTGATGGGTGCATGGATAATGGGAGCTCTTTTTGCAATTATAAACACAGTGCCAACATTAACTGTACAGTTCTGCAACTTGCCTGAAATCAGACACTTTAGCTGTGAACTTCCGCCACTGCTCAAATCATCTTGTTCTGACACGTTTCTGAATAATGCgattcttttttcttctgtagcAATTTTTGGGCTGGGATCCTTCCTGCCAACTCTTGTCTCCTATATTCACATAATCTCCACCATCCTGAAGATTCACTCTGCAGAGGGCAGGAGCAAAGCCTTCTCTACCTGTAGCTCCCACCTTATTGTGGTGGGCCTTTTATATATGACGGGAATGACACAGTACATGAAACCCAGCAAAATCTCTTCCATAACACTGGATGAGGTCTTCTCCATTCAGTACAGTATTTTGACTCCCATGTTAAACCCGATTATCTATAGTCTGAAAAATAAGGAAGTGAAAAAGGCTCTTGGGAAAATATTTGGAAGCAAATAA
- the LOC143825346 gene encoding olfactory receptor 8S1-like — protein sequence MVRNQSEEGFFSLLGLSNDLQFQILLFIQFLLIYLLTVVANGMIMLAVKSNPNLQNPMYFFLSHLSFLDICYSSVTLPKMLETTIAKQKTISVNGCFAQAFFIMLSASTEVSILSSMAYDRYCAICKPLHYMNIVNIAFIWKLVASSWTIGFFYSLANTVPLLRLEFCGSNVIQHFSCELPSIISLSCSDTSFNQILFFMSAGIVGTACFFFTMGSYVHIISTILRINSREGRQKAFSTCSSHLIVVILFYGTSSFRYLRPSSVSSVVWDEILSIQYSILTPLLNPIIYSLPNKEMKASFKKILKF from the coding sequence ATGGTAAGAAACCAAAGTGAGGAAGGCTTCTTTTCTCTCCTTGGCCTTTCTAATGATCTTCAGTTCCAGATTCTCCTCTTCATCCAGTTCTTGTTAATTTATCTGTTAACAGTAGTGGCGAATGGTATGATCATGCTGGCTGTAAAGTCCAACCCTAATCTTCAGaaccccatgtacttcttcctgagTCATCTCTCTTTCCTGGATATCTGTTATTCTTCTGTCACACTCCCAAAGATGCTAGAGACCACCATTGCCAAGCAGAAGACTATATCTGTCAATGGATGCTTTGCTCAGGCATTTTTCATTATGCTTTCAGCTAGCACAGAGGTTTCCATCCTCTCATCAATGGCTTATGACAGGTACTGTGCCATATGCAAGCCACTGCATTACATGAATATTGTGAATATAGCATTCATTTGGAAGTTAGTGGCTTCTTCATGGACAATTGGATTCTTCTATTCACTTGCAAACACTGTGCCACTGTTAAGGTTAGAATTCTGTGGGTCAAATGTCATACAGCACTTCAGTTGTGAGCTCCCATCTATCATTTCTTTGTCTTGCTCAGACACATCCTTTAATCAAATATTGTTCTTTATGTCTGCTGGCATAGTTGGTACAGCCTGCTTTTTTTTCACTATGGGCTCCTACGTTCATATCATTTCGACCATCCTAAGGATCAACTCCAGAGAGGGGAGGCAGAAAGCTTTCTCGACCTGCAGCTCCCACCTCATTGTCGTCATTCTATTCTATGGGACAAGTTCCTTTCGCTATCTTAGACCAAGTTCAGTATCATCAGTGGTTTGGGATGAAATACTTTCCATACAGTATAGCATCCTCACACCATTACTGAACCCCATCATCTACAGCTTACCCAACAAGGAGATGAAGGCATCATTTAAGAAGATATTAAAATTTTGA
- the LOC143825347 gene encoding olfactory receptor 4E2-like, protein MVRNQSEQDFFSLLGLSTDLQLQILLFITFLLIYLSIIVANGMIMLAVKSNPNLQNPMYFFLSHLSFLDICYSSVTLPKMLETTIAKQKIISVNGCFAQSFFIMLSSSTEVFILSSMAYDRYCAICKPLHYMNIVNIAFIWKLVASSWTIGFLYSLANSVPLLRLEFCGSNVIQHFCCELPSIISLSCSDTSFNQMLFFISAGTVAIACFFFTMGSYVHIISTILRINSREGRQKAFSTCSSHLIVVILFYGTCSFRYLRPSSVSSVVWDKILSIQYSILTPLLNPIIYSLPNKEMKASFKKILKF, encoded by the coding sequence ATGGTAAGAAACCAAAGTGAGCAGGACTTCTTttctctccttggcctttccacTGATCTTCAGCTCCAGATTCTCCTCTTCATTACATTCTTGTTAATTTATCTGTCAATAATAGTGGCAAATGGTATGATCATGCTGGCTGTAAAGTCCAACCCTAATCTTCAGAACCCCATGTACTTCTTCTTGAGTCATCTCTCTTTCCTGGATATCTGTTATTCTTCTGTCACACTCCCAAAGATGCTAGAGACCACCATTGCCAAGCAGAAGATTATATCTGTCAATGGATGCTTTGCTCAGTCATTTTTCATTATGCTTTCATCTAGCACAGAGGTTTTCATACTCTCATCAATGGCTTATGACAGGTACTGTGCCATATGCAAGCCACTGCATTATATGAACATTGTGAATATAGCATTCATTTGGAAGTTAGTGGCTTCTTCATGGACAATTGGATTCTTATATTCACTTGCAAACTCTGTACCATTGTTACGGTTAGAATTCTGTGGGTCAAATGTCATACAGCACTTCTGTTGTGAGCTCCCATCTATCATTTCTTTGTCTTGCTCAGACACATCCTTTAATCAAATGTTGTTCTTTATATCTGCTGGCACAGTCGCTATAGCCTGCTTTTTTTTCACTATGGGCTCCTACGTTCATATCATTTCGACCATCCTACGGATCAACTCCAGAGAGGGGAGGCAGAAAGCTTTCTCGACCTGCAGCTCCCACCTCATTGTCGTCATTCTATTCTATGGGACATGTTCCTTTCGCTATCTTAGACCAAGTTCAGTATCATCAGTGGTTTGGGATAAAATACTTTCCATACAGTATAGCATCCTCACACCATTACTGAACCCCATCATCTACAGCTTACCCAACAAGGAGATGAAGGCATCATTTAAGAAGATATTAAAATTTTGA
- the LOC143825348 gene encoding olfactory receptor 8S1-like, translated as MVRNHSEEGFFFLLGLSTDLQLQILLFIQFLLIYLLTVVANGMIMLAVKSNPNLQNPMYFLLSHLSFLDICYSSVTLPKMLETTIAKQKTISVSGCFAQAFFIMFSATAEVFILSSMAYDRYCAICRPLHYMNNMNIAFTWKLVTTSWTIGLLQGLTNTVPLIRLEFCGSNIIQHFSCELPSIISLSCSDTSFNQMLFFICTCILSITSLFFTVISYIHIISTILRIRSTEGRQKAFSTCSSHLIVVILFYGTGFFRYLRPSSASSVIWDEIVSIQYSILTPFLNPIIYSLQNKEMKASFKKILKW; from the coding sequence ATGGTAAGAAACCACAGCGAGGAGGGCTTCTTttttctccttggcctttccACTGATCTTCAGCTCCAGATTCTCCTCTTCATCCAGTTCTTATTAATTTATCTGTTAACAGTAGTGGCAAATGGTATGATCATGCTGGCTGTAAAATCCAACCCTAATCTTCAGAACCCCATGTACTTCCTATTGAGTCATCTCTCTTTCCTGGATATCTGTTATTCTTCTGTCACGCTCCCCAAGATGCTAGAGACCACCATTGCCAAGCAGAAGACTATATCTGTCAGTGGATGCTTTGCTCAAGCATTCTTTATTATGTTTTCAGCCACTGCAGAGGTTTTCATACTCTCATCAATGGCTTACGACAGGTACTGTGCCATATGCAGACCATTGCATTACATGAACAACATGAATATAGCATTCACTTGGAAACTAGTGACTACTTCATGGACAATTGGATTGCTGCAAGGTCTTACAAACACTGTGCCATTGATAAGGTTAGAATTCTGTGGGTCAAACATCATACAACACTTCAGTTGTGAGCTCCCTTCTATCATTTCATTGTCTTGCTCAGACACATCCTTTAATCAAATGTTGTTCTTCATATGTACATGCATACTTAGTATAACCTCCCTTTTCTTCACTGTGATCTCTTACATTCATATCATTTCTACCATCCTGAGGATCAGATCCACAGAGGGGAGGCAGAAAGCTTTCTCGACCTGCAGCTCCCACCTTATTGTAGTGATTCTTTTCTATGGGACAGGTTTCTTCCGCTACCTTAGACCAAGCTCAGCATCATCAGTGATTTGGGATGAAATAGTTTCCATACAGTACAGCATCCTCACACCTTTTCTAAACCCCATCATCTACAGCTTGCAAAACAAGGAGATGAAGGCATCATTTAAGAAGATATTAAAATGGTGA